In the Synechococcus sp. UW179A genome, one interval contains:
- a CDS encoding DUF4330 domain-containing protein yields MAFSDRLRSMSFIDVAAAVVALVAIGGVLWSPKLSNTVARATGAIKPVEVTVDVRNTSAADPDQLIAEALKSGRTSLVIRNQPAGSVQLIRVDDIRRQLASVLPDGRVVTADDPNREIQGMLDARFVLQGDATVTSSGVVMAGTKLKVGIPVELEGRFYRVNGIVSGVSVQ; encoded by the coding sequence ATGGCCTTCTCGGATCGTCTTCGATCAATGTCCTTCATTGACGTTGCAGCGGCGGTTGTTGCACTGGTGGCTATCGGAGGTGTGTTGTGGAGTCCGAAGCTCAGCAACACGGTCGCCAGGGCTACAGGGGCGATCAAACCAGTGGAAGTCACTGTGGACGTCCGTAATACCAGTGCTGCTGATCCGGACCAACTGATCGCAGAAGCGCTCAAATCCGGCCGTACCTCCCTGGTGATCCGCAACCAGCCTGCTGGAAGCGTGCAACTGATCAGGGTCGACGACATCAGGCGCCAGCTCGCTTCCGTTCTTCCTGATGGCCGCGTTGTCACGGCCGATGACCCCAATAGGGAGATCCAGGGCATGCTCGATGCCCGATTTGTTCTTCAGGGTGACGCCACAGTTACCTCTTCTGGTGTTGTGATGGCAGGCACCAAACTGAAAGTGGGAATTCCTGTAGAACTTGAGGGCCGTTTCTATCGGGTGAACGGAATTGTCAGTGGAGTCTCCGTCCAATGA
- a CDS encoding D-alanyl-D-alanine carboxypeptidase: MRTMFLTSGLLLTPLAMPVAANQAVPLIIPPPPTEQPLPQLQPGRSCPALDKALRNNVGSEARVWSVTVLNSDGDVLGNVNGAVPRIPASNQKLISTAYALDRLGPDFRLKTRLIQRPDGSMELNGQGDPDLGIAGLQRFVLAALRQGGARGNSASGVKLMVREEPRSNWWPSDWHPADRGYAYGAPITRLALTSNAVGGAVSDPYSRLQRLFQQEAIRRGGTVQIQRGQPLVEGISTQNQDSVVLHEETSAPMHALLSLANTESHNFTAEVLMRQASGLWDVRTASRATERWMFEQGLPIQGLRVADGSGLSRNNRVTSNTIAALLMRMDQHPFSAYYKSSMAIAGQRGTLRNLYRGTVLDGRFRGKTGTISGVRSISGYLQTVDGPRYVSMISNGSGSPNTVMGQILRSVQRFSPCPSSVAPAKRPDVLG, encoded by the coding sequence ATGAGAACAATGTTCCTGACCTCTGGACTACTCCTGACACCCCTGGCCATGCCGGTGGCCGCCAATCAGGCAGTTCCATTGATCATCCCGCCGCCTCCAACCGAGCAACCATTGCCGCAGTTGCAGCCTGGTCGATCGTGTCCAGCGCTTGATAAGGCCCTCAGAAACAATGTCGGCAGCGAAGCAAGAGTGTGGTCTGTCACTGTTCTCAATAGCGATGGAGATGTTCTCGGCAACGTGAACGGTGCCGTGCCAAGAATTCCGGCTTCAAATCAAAAGTTGATCAGCACCGCCTACGCCCTCGATCGGCTTGGCCCGGATTTCCGTTTGAAAACCCGTTTGATCCAGAGGCCAGATGGCTCAATGGAATTAAACGGCCAGGGAGATCCCGATCTCGGTATCGCAGGTCTTCAACGATTCGTTCTTGCTGCTCTTCGTCAAGGCGGTGCCAGAGGAAACTCAGCCTCGGGCGTGAAGCTGATGGTGCGAGAAGAGCCCCGCAGCAACTGGTGGCCCAGCGATTGGCACCCTGCCGATCGTGGTTATGCCTATGGAGCTCCGATCACCCGTTTGGCTCTCACCAGCAATGCCGTTGGCGGTGCCGTAAGCGATCCGTACTCGCGACTGCAGCGACTGTTTCAACAAGAAGCGATTCGTCGCGGTGGAACGGTCCAGATCCAGAGGGGGCAACCTCTTGTCGAAGGGATTTCAACTCAGAACCAGGACTCAGTGGTGTTGCATGAGGAAACCTCCGCACCTATGCACGCGTTGCTCAGTCTTGCCAACACTGAGAGCCACAATTTCACTGCAGAGGTGCTGATGCGCCAGGCTTCAGGCCTCTGGGACGTCAGAACGGCATCCCGTGCAACAGAACGCTGGATGTTTGAGCAAGGACTGCCAATTCAGGGGCTGAGAGTGGCCGATGGCAGTGGACTCTCGCGAAACAACCGAGTCACGAGTAACACCATCGCTGCACTGCTGATGCGCATGGATCAGCATCCGTTCTCGGCGTACTACAAGTCTTCGATGGCCATTGCCGGCCAGAGAGGGACCCTGCGCAATCTTTATCGTGGAACAGTCCTTGATGGACGTTTCCGAGGTAAGACAGGAACCATCAGTGGTGTTCGCAGCATTTCTGGTTATCTGCAAACCGTTGATGGGCCCAGGTACGTGAGCATGATTTCCAACGGATCGGGAAGCCCCAATACGGTGATGGGGCAAATCCTCAGATCTGTTCAGAGGTTCAGCCCATGCCCCTCATCTGTCGCACCCGCGAAGCGGCCCGACGTGCTCGGCTGA
- the coaD gene encoding pantetheine-phosphate adenylyltransferase, translated as MKALYPGSFDPLTLGHLDLIERGSSLVEELIVAVLQNPGKSPAFSLDERLHQIRLSTDHLSNVSVISFDGLTVECARSNGTRLILRGLRAMSDFEYELQIAHTNRSLDPDFETVFLSTSAHYSFLSSSVVKEVARFGGSVEHMVPPVVAEDLMRFFNSAFHQPQR; from the coding sequence ATGAAGGCGCTCTATCCAGGCAGCTTCGACCCTCTGACCCTCGGGCATCTTGACCTGATCGAACGCGGATCATCCCTAGTAGAGGAACTGATTGTTGCGGTGCTTCAAAACCCTGGGAAGTCTCCAGCCTTCTCGCTGGATGAGCGACTTCATCAGATCCGTCTCTCGACAGATCATCTCAGCAATGTAAGTGTGATCAGTTTTGATGGTCTCACCGTTGAATGCGCCAGGTCCAATGGCACACGACTGATCCTGCGGGGTCTGCGTGCGATGAGCGACTTCGAGTACGAGCTGCAAATCGCCCATACAAATCGATCACTGGATCCAGATTTTGAGACGGTGTTCCTCAGCACGTCAGCTCACTACAGCTTTCTCAGCAGTTCCGTCGTCAAGGAAGTGGCCCGTTTTGGAGGATCTGTTGAACATATGGTTCCTCCGGTGGTGGCGGAAGACCTCATGAGGTTCTTTAATTCGGCTTTCCACCAACCTCAGCGATGA
- the uvrC gene encoding excinuclease ABC subunit UvrC translates to MPTLLEQPDRLERRLKEIPTEPGCYLMRDAEDRLLYVGKSKSLRSRVRSYFRSRHDLSPRIRLMVRQISEIEFIVTDSEAEALALESNLIKNQQPHFNVLLKDDKKYPYLCITWSEAYPRIFITRRRRFRSPLDRFYGPYVDVGLLRRTLFLVKRVFPLRQRPRPLHQDRTCLNYNIGRCPGVCQEQISSEDYHRTLRKVAMVFQGRSDELQKLLHQQMDRYAERLDFEAAAKVRDQLKGLDQLTADQKMSLPDASVSRDVIAMAADERLAAVQLFQMRAGKLVGRLGYMADASNQNPGQILQRVIEEHYSQVDAVEIPPELLVQHPLLQQALLEEWLTEQRERKVQIHCPKQRQKADLIELVQRNADYELQRAKQGQEQQALATEDLAQLLELPSPPRRIEGYDISHIQGSDAVASQVVFIDGLPAKQHYRKYKIRSSSIRSGHSDDFMAMAEIMRRRFRRWARAKAEGVDVGALRHRGGSALQTDGLNDWPDVVMIDGGKGQLSAVMEALRELDLQEDLNVCSLAKQREEIFLPGESDPLESEPDQLGVALLRRLRDEAHRFAVSFHRQQRGERMKRSRLSDIPGVGPKRVKDLLAHFHSIDAIQLASVQALAQAPGVGLALARDIHRFFHPDQDPEQDGQIQDQGSPTP, encoded by the coding sequence ATGCCCACCCTGCTCGAGCAACCGGACCGCCTGGAACGTCGGCTGAAGGAAATCCCGACCGAACCCGGTTGTTACCTGATGCGAGACGCCGAGGATCGTTTGCTGTACGTGGGCAAGTCAAAGAGCTTGCGTAGCCGGGTGCGCAGCTATTTCCGCAGCCGACACGATCTGAGCCCGCGCATCCGCTTGATGGTGCGTCAGATCAGTGAGATCGAGTTCATCGTGACCGACAGCGAGGCGGAGGCACTCGCGCTGGAATCCAATCTGATCAAGAACCAGCAGCCGCATTTCAATGTGCTGCTGAAGGATGACAAGAAATATCCCTATCTCTGCATCACCTGGAGTGAGGCCTATCCGAGAATTTTCATCACGCGGCGTCGACGCTTTCGCAGTCCGTTGGATCGCTTCTACGGCCCCTATGTCGATGTGGGTCTGCTGAGAAGGACGCTGTTCCTTGTGAAGCGAGTGTTCCCACTCAGACAACGCCCCAGGCCTCTGCATCAGGACCGCACCTGCCTGAACTACAACATCGGACGTTGTCCTGGTGTCTGCCAGGAGCAAATCAGTTCAGAGGACTACCACCGCACGCTGCGCAAGGTGGCGATGGTGTTTCAGGGGCGAAGTGATGAGCTTCAGAAACTCCTCCATCAACAGATGGACCGCTACGCCGAGCGTCTGGATTTCGAAGCAGCCGCGAAAGTGCGTGATCAGCTCAAAGGCCTCGATCAACTCACTGCGGATCAGAAGATGAGCTTGCCTGATGCCTCCGTCAGCCGTGATGTGATTGCCATGGCGGCCGATGAACGGCTGGCCGCCGTTCAGTTATTTCAAATGCGGGCCGGCAAGCTGGTCGGTCGACTTGGATATATGGCTGACGCCTCTAATCAGAATCCCGGACAAATCCTGCAGCGGGTGATTGAGGAGCATTACAGCCAAGTGGACGCGGTTGAAATACCGCCTGAATTGCTGGTTCAGCATCCACTTCTCCAACAAGCTCTGCTTGAGGAGTGGCTGACGGAACAGCGCGAACGCAAGGTTCAGATTCACTGCCCGAAGCAGCGTCAGAAAGCAGATCTGATTGAACTGGTTCAACGCAATGCCGACTATGAGCTCCAACGGGCGAAACAGGGTCAGGAGCAGCAGGCTCTCGCGACCGAGGATCTGGCTCAGCTTTTGGAGCTGCCCTCGCCGCCTCGACGGATTGAGGGCTATGACATCAGTCACATTCAGGGCAGCGATGCGGTTGCATCTCAGGTGGTATTCATTGATGGCCTACCCGCCAAGCAGCACTACCGCAAATACAAGATCCGCAGCAGCAGCATCAGGTCTGGGCACAGCGATGACTTCATGGCTATGGCTGAAATCATGCGGCGCCGCTTTCGCCGCTGGGCTCGTGCCAAGGCTGAAGGCGTTGATGTTGGAGCCCTGCGTCATAGGGGGGGAAGTGCATTGCAAACCGATGGTCTTAACGACTGGCCAGATGTGGTGATGATTGATGGTGGAAAAGGTCAGCTTTCTGCGGTGATGGAAGCTCTCAGAGAGCTGGACCTCCAAGAGGATCTCAACGTCTGCTCACTGGCTAAGCAGCGGGAGGAAATCTTTCTGCCAGGTGAAAGTGATCCGCTGGAGAGTGAACCCGATCAGCTCGGAGTGGCTCTGTTGCGTCGTCTTCGCGATGAAGCTCACCGCTTTGCCGTGAGCTTCCATCGACAGCAGAGGGGTGAGCGGATGAAACGCTCCCGACTGTCTGACATTCCCGGCGTGGGTCCAAAACGGGTGAAGGATCTGTTGGCCCATTTCCATTCCATCGATGCCATTCAGTTGGCATCGGTGCAGGCCCTCGCACAGGCGCCTGGTGTCGGTTTGGCGCTGGCCCGAGATATCCATCGCTTCTTTCATCCTGATCAGGATCCAGAGCAGGATGGGCAGATTCAAGACCAGGGCTCTCCCACACCATGA